Proteins encoded together in one Asterias rubens chromosome 4, eAstRub1.3, whole genome shotgun sequence window:
- the LOC117289624 gene encoding uncharacterized protein LOC117289624 isoform X2 has protein sequence MSAPFFPTPAGVQDYTDAQNYQKWSNFIRDSMNDTIKEEEKTVDVGNCQFYNPEIKPAGDDRATAKATWNGFPRRLEQDHPNDYLEIADKHDGWPHDGPEYTKARNQDEYLEWYVYKNAQGKITRVDFTCEGPEYWDLLFQWEPETCLALYQQYISADVKMEDLYTVNDEGKKEYNSYNKWNTTDGCMHLNCPPNSLSAEIRLAGDASIIRQKNDQIITDSQELINCSKYGRPDRNSDPKIGSVCNTLCREGKRITVGNPVCLFIANVKNGGWRTPDGEDAFKYMKLVRGTKEQGLRYSLEVPASEGFTVGDITIGGEPIYYGGSIAYLTDVALIAEYSTNEQGAQQACPCIPDDPTFLASQFTLTVANLLVKAKTHCVHRGYNANFSPYTK, from the exons ATGTCAG CTCCCTTCTTCCCCACTCCTGCTGGCGTACAGGACTACACTGATGCACAGAACTATCAGAAATGGAGCAACTTCATCCGTGATTCGATGAATGATACGataaaagaagaggaaaaaaccGTCGATGTAGGAAACTGCCAGTTCTACAATCCTGAGATTAAGCCGGCTGGGGACGACAGAGCTACTGCAAAGG CTACATGGAATGGTTTCCCTCGCCGCCTGGAACAAGATCACCCGAACGACTACTTGGAGATTGCGGATAAGCATGACGGATGGCCTCACGATGGACCGGAATACACGAAAGCCAGGAACCAAGACGAATATCTTGAATG GTACGTTTACAAGAACGCCCAAGGCAAGATTACCCGAGTGGATTTCACCTGTGAGGGACCCGAGTACTGGGACCTGCTCTTCCAGTGGGAACCAGAGACATGTCTTGCTCTTTACCAGCAATACATCTCAGCAGATGTCAAGATGGAGGACCTGTACACCGTAAATGATGAAG GTAAAAAGGAGTATAACTCGTACAACAAGTGGAATACAACGGATGGCTGCATGCACCTCAACTGCCCACCAAACTCCCTGAGTGCCGAAATTAGACTGGCTGGAGATGCGTCTATC ATTCGCCAAAAGAATGATCAGATAATCACTGACTCCCAGGAGCTGATCAACTGCTCCAAGTATGGCCGGCCTGACCGTAACAGTGACCCGAAGATCGGCTCTGTATGCAACACGCTGTGCAGAGAGGGCAAGAGGATCACCGTCGGGAACCCCGTATGCCTGTTCATTGCTAACGTGAAGAATGGCGGCTGGCGAACGCCTGATGGCGAAGATGCCTTCAAGTATATGAAACTGGTGCGAGgaaccaaag AGCAAGGCCTGAGATACAGTTTAGAGGTGCCTGCTTCAGAAGGCTTTACCGTGGGTGACATCACCATAGGCGGTGAGCCCATCTACTACGGTGGGTCCATTGCGTATTTGACTGACGTCGCTTTGATAGCCGAGTACAGCACGAACGAGCAGGGAGCACAGCAAGCATGTCCCTGCATTCCTGATGACCCCACGTTCTTGGCATCTCAATTCACACTTACAGTAGCTAATCTGTTGGTGAAAGCGAAGACACACTGCGTTCATCGTGGGTATAACGCCAATTTCAGCCCATACACGAAGTGA
- the LOC117289442 gene encoding peroxidase 2-like, producing MAKRPFLLKKQPLVAARRLAQTIPPKTQWQYNEPEVDVDDIQGDAFLGFNKPHLAILAIDIADDTTAATNTKKWLTDYVIPYVTTARDVIQFRDMFRMMREIRGGIKPMTVAEVCFNVSFSYDALLKLAPVAEVKTFYQSTHVAFKIGLPYRSPILQDPLSGEGANTNWVVGKGTNPHILIQIASDRTCLIQEEIDRLQSGLATLGNPATITYQEYGKRRHDLYGHEHFGFLDGISNMGLRGTYTEQGTDTQMYITPRFLHDTDTRKDLYGLPGQLLVWPGEVILGLPKQYQNTTGDAADPSQPGETSFIGPEWAKNGTYLVYRRLKQDVPKFWKFMKDSADKISKQPGMTGFTKEHMGAKVISRWQSGTPIIRKPHKDNPELGSDRLANNAFQYVSDQAPFKCKPDGQTDKFPLGKPDVPGMVCPLASHLRKVQPRDAGTDIGSSLDTLKHVVIRRGIEYGDPIEDVMVDDGKDRGLMFVAYQANIDKQFEFLITHWANSDTNPHDGGGHDMVIGQAGNDSDTGVRKPRVFDVPTEDGTIQLRTADEWVIPTGGGYFFVPSISALTNVIAKI from the exons ATGGCGAAGAGACCCTTTCTCCTTAAGAAGCAGCCACTAGTTGCGGCCCGGCGCTTGGCTCAAACTATTCCACCTAAGACACAATGGCAGTACAACGAGCCGGAGGTGGATGTTGATGACATCCAAGGAGATGCTTTCCTTGGCTTCAACAAACCTCATCTTGCTATTCTGGCCATTGACATAGCAGACGACACCACTGCAGCCACCAACACCAAGAAATGGCTCACTGATTACGTCATTCCATACGTCACCACCGCCAGAGATGTCATTCAGTTCCGTGACATGTTCCGGATGATGCGCGAGATTCGAGGTGGTATCAAGCCGATGACAGTGGCCGAGGTTTGTTTCAATGTCTCATTCTCCTATGACGCTCTGCTGAAGTTAGCTCCAGTCGCCGAAGTCAAGACATTCTACCAGAGTACCCACGTAGCCTTCAAGATAGGTCTGCCATATCGTTCACCTATTTTGCAAGATCCACTGTCAG GGGAAGGAGCAAATACAAACTGGGTTGTTGGTAAAGGCACAAACCCGCATATCCTCATCCAG ATAGCGTCTGACCGTACTTGCCTAATCCAGGAAGAGATCGACCGTTTGCAAAGTGGGCTTGCAACCCTCGGTAACCCTGCCACGATTACCTACCAGGAGTACGGCAAACGACGGCATGACCTCTATGGACATGAACACTTCGGATTCCTTGACGGCATCAGTAACATGGGGCTCAG GGGGACGTATACGGAGCAGGGTACGGACACACAGATGTACATCACACCGAGATTCCTTCACGATACTGACACGAGAAAGGACCTGTATGGCCTGCCTGGACAGCTGCTCGTATGGCCGGGTGAGGTCATCCTTGGGCTTCCTAAACAGTACCAAAACACCACGGGGGATGCGGCAGACCCCAGCCAGCCTGGGGAAA CTTCCTTCATTGGACCGGAATGGGCCAAGAATGGAACCTACCTGGTCTACCGACGTCTGAAGCAAGATGTTCCAAAATTCTGGAAATTCATGAAAGACAGTGCAGATAAGATTTCCAAGCAGCCTGGCATGACCGGTTTTACAAAGGAACACATGGGTGCCAAAGTAATTTCCAGATGGCAGTCAG GAACACCAATCATTCGTAAACCACATAAAGATAATCCTGAATTGGGTTCTGACCGTCTCGCCAACAACGCCTTTCAATACGTGTCCGACCAGGCCCCCTTCAAATGCAAGCCAGACGGCCAGACAGACAAGTTCCCTCTGGGTAAGCCCGACGTCCCGGGGATGGTGTGTCCCTTGGCATCCCACCTGCGAAAGGTTCAGCCCCGTGACGCCGGCACTGATATCGGCAGCAGCTTGGATACTTTGAAACACGTAGTGATCCGCCGCGGGATTGAATATGGCGATCCGATCGAGGATGTCATGGTCGACGATGGAAAAGACCGTGgcttgatgtttgttgcgtacCAAGCGAACATCGACAAACAGTTCGAGTTCCTCATCACTCACTGGGCTAACAGTGATACCAACCCACACGACGGTGGTGGCCACGATATGGTCATCGGTCAAGCTGGGAATGATTCAGACACCGGAGTCAGAAAGCCACGGGTGTTCGACGTACCTACGGAAGATGGCACCATACAGCTCCGTACTGCTGACGAGTGGGTCATTCCCACTGGGGGCGGTTACTTTTTTGTCCCCTCTATTAGTGCTCTGACGAACGTCATTGCcaaaatataa
- the LOC117289624 gene encoding uncharacterized protein LOC117289624 isoform X1: MPVAPFFPTPAGVQDYTDAQNYQKWSNFIRDSMNDTIKEEEKTVDVGNCQFYNPEIKPAGDDRATAKATWNGFPRRLEQDHPNDYLEIADKHDGWPHDGPEYTKARNQDEYLEWYVYKNAQGKITRVDFTCEGPEYWDLLFQWEPETCLALYQQYISADVKMEDLYTVNDEGKKEYNSYNKWNTTDGCMHLNCPPNSLSAEIRLAGDASIIRQKNDQIITDSQELINCSKYGRPDRNSDPKIGSVCNTLCREGKRITVGNPVCLFIANVKNGGWRTPDGEDAFKYMKLVRGTKEQGLRYSLEVPASEGFTVGDITIGGEPIYYGGSIAYLTDVALIAEYSTNEQGAQQACPCIPDDPTFLASQFTLTVANLLVKAKTHCVHRGYNANFSPYTK; the protein is encoded by the exons ATGCCCGTAGCTCCCTTCTTCCCCACTCCTGCTGGCGTACAGGACTACACTGATGCACAGAACTATCAGAAATGGAGCAACTTCATCCGTGATTCGATGAATGATACGataaaagaagaggaaaaaaccGTCGATGTAGGAAACTGCCAGTTCTACAATCCTGAGATTAAGCCGGCTGGGGACGACAGAGCTACTGCAAAGG CTACATGGAATGGTTTCCCTCGCCGCCTGGAACAAGATCACCCGAACGACTACTTGGAGATTGCGGATAAGCATGACGGATGGCCTCACGATGGACCGGAATACACGAAAGCCAGGAACCAAGACGAATATCTTGAATG GTACGTTTACAAGAACGCCCAAGGCAAGATTACCCGAGTGGATTTCACCTGTGAGGGACCCGAGTACTGGGACCTGCTCTTCCAGTGGGAACCAGAGACATGTCTTGCTCTTTACCAGCAATACATCTCAGCAGATGTCAAGATGGAGGACCTGTACACCGTAAATGATGAAG GTAAAAAGGAGTATAACTCGTACAACAAGTGGAATACAACGGATGGCTGCATGCACCTCAACTGCCCACCAAACTCCCTGAGTGCCGAAATTAGACTGGCTGGAGATGCGTCTATC ATTCGCCAAAAGAATGATCAGATAATCACTGACTCCCAGGAGCTGATCAACTGCTCCAAGTATGGCCGGCCTGACCGTAACAGTGACCCGAAGATCGGCTCTGTATGCAACACGCTGTGCAGAGAGGGCAAGAGGATCACCGTCGGGAACCCCGTATGCCTGTTCATTGCTAACGTGAAGAATGGCGGCTGGCGAACGCCTGATGGCGAAGATGCCTTCAAGTATATGAAACTGGTGCGAGgaaccaaag AGCAAGGCCTGAGATACAGTTTAGAGGTGCCTGCTTCAGAAGGCTTTACCGTGGGTGACATCACCATAGGCGGTGAGCCCATCTACTACGGTGGGTCCATTGCGTATTTGACTGACGTCGCTTTGATAGCCGAGTACAGCACGAACGAGCAGGGAGCACAGCAAGCATGTCCCTGCATTCCTGATGACCCCACGTTCTTGGCATCTCAATTCACACTTACAGTAGCTAATCTGTTGGTGAAAGCGAAGACACACTGCGTTCATCGTGGGTATAACGCCAATTTCAGCCCATACACGAAGTGA